In one Gemmatimonadota bacterium genomic region, the following are encoded:
- a CDS encoding sigma-70 family RNA polymerase sigma factor, with translation MNFDEIYRRHYAALFRYVCRLTGDVDTAEDATQEAFLSLLRRDLPENEAKPWLFTVATNYVRDGARRAETRRRLGPKVEQLSSQPARPDELTERREAVDRVRGVLDRLPERDRKILLLREEGFSYREIAATIDVAASSVGTLIARALRRFAVEYRNENGNDASS, from the coding sequence TTGAATTTCGACGAGATTTACCGGCGGCACTACGCCGCGCTGTTCCGCTACGTGTGTCGACTTACCGGTGACGTCGATACGGCGGAGGATGCGACTCAGGAGGCCTTTCTGAGTTTGCTGCGGCGCGATCTGCCTGAAAACGAGGCGAAGCCGTGGCTCTTTACCGTCGCCACCAACTACGTGCGCGACGGGGCACGCCGGGCGGAAACGCGGCGCCGTTTGGGGCCGAAAGTGGAACAACTCAGCAGTCAGCCGGCGCGACCGGACGAACTGACCGAACGCCGCGAAGCGGTGGACCGGGTGCGGGGAGTGCTGGATCGGTTGCCCGAGAGGGATCGCAAGATCCTGCTGCTGCGTGAAGAAGGGTTCTCCTACAGGGAGATCGCAGCCACGATCGATGTCGCGGCGAGTTCGGTCGGCACGTTGATTGCCCGAGCTCTGAGGCGATTCGCGGTCGAATACAGAAATGAGAATGGAAACGACGCATCTTCCTGA
- a CDS encoding zf-HC2 domain-containing protein, which yields METTHLPDEGLLQAYLDGELAEADRASVAAHVLACSVCARSLEELRAAAGHLSAMVHGQTLTEAVDREAPHPAFVRRRVPAARAFARAAGLVVLLAGSAAVLEATTGWIGDAVRAVRGVTEAPAEPVELVPAPPEPSGEALFTVQPRAGTLEVLLEDLAPGTLVTVRLDSGNVGEVRIGDGATGVTYRAGPGSATVVAPGVSNVEVGLPASLTSGRVVVNGETAVVKAADRLFSVREDAEGFQGGFRFRLAP from the coding sequence ATGGAAACGACGCATCTTCCTGACGAAGGCCTGCTCCAGGCGTACCTGGATGGCGAGCTAGCGGAAGCCGACCGTGCTTCCGTTGCCGCGCACGTCCTTGCATGCTCGGTGTGCGCCCGCTCGCTGGAGGAGTTACGCGCCGCGGCGGGGCATCTCAGCGCCATGGTTCACGGCCAGACGCTGACCGAGGCCGTGGACCGCGAGGCTCCGCATCCCGCATTCGTGCGCAGGCGCGTGCCCGCGGCCCGAGCGTTCGCGCGCGCCGCCGGCCTCGTGGTTCTGCTGGCGGGCTCCGCGGCGGTTCTCGAGGCCACCACCGGCTGGATCGGCGACGCCGTGCGCGCTGTCCGCGGCGTCACGGAAGCTCCGGCCGAACCGGTTGAGCTCGTCCCCGCGCCGCCCGAGCCGAGCGGAGAGGCGTTGTTTACCGTGCAGCCCCGCGCCGGGACGCTGGAAGTGCTGCTGGAAGACCTCGCGCCGGGCACGCTGGTCACCGTGCGCCTGGACTCGGGCAACGTGGGCGAAGTACGGATCGGCGACGGAGCGACCGGAGTGACGTATCGCGCGGGTCCGGGAAGCGCCACGGTAGTGGCACCGGGCGTGTCCAATGTCGAAGTCGGCTTGCCCGCCAGCCTGACGTCGGGGCGCGTGGTCGTGAACGGCGAGACGGCCGTCGTCAAGGCGGCCGACCGGCTCTTCAGCGTCCGCGAAGACGCCGAAGGTTTCCAGGGCGGATTCCGCTTCCGGCTAGCCCCCTGA
- the dacB gene encoding D-alanyl-D-alanine carboxypeptidase/D-alanyl-D-alanine-endopeptidase, producing MKMFGRAPLGVALGIFLASPSVGQQQEAVAPPIGDQVLDVIGTADWHRAHWGIDVRDAATGERVLGHNAERLFVPASNLKLVVAAAAAHLLGGDFRYSTEFFRTGPLNGETIEGDVVVYGTGDPNLSGRFDRPMTADLAAFADSLLERGVRRVDGGIVADVSHWDHEPLHTDWEHYDMRWWYAAPTGPLGFNDNAIDFTIRPGAPGGPARVSWKPDTDSFVFLNETRTSAAGGDATWDFDRVPGTDTIFAYGEMPADARAKTEHFSVRDPALFFGMMLGQVLAERGIEVVRPGVAVIRDRLDSAGAEREPLFTYWSRPLADVLGPILRRSQNWFAEQLLKTLGREIREEGSWEAGLEVVETYLREDVGLDSLDFSLRDASGLAAGNLITPAALAEILVHLHGTEAGELVWDALPASAEAGGSLRARFLELPGRVRAKTGHIRNVDSLTGFVRAASGRLLAFSVIVNGTPATSAATSDAIDQVVRIVAKM from the coding sequence ATGAAGATGTTCGGGAGAGCCCCACTGGGGGTCGCCCTCGGGATCTTTCTGGCCAGTCCGTCGGTCGGGCAGCAGCAAGAGGCGGTCGCTCCTCCGATCGGCGACCAGGTGCTCGACGTGATCGGCACTGCGGATTGGCACCGGGCCCACTGGGGCATCGACGTGCGCGACGCCGCGACCGGCGAGCGCGTGCTCGGGCACAACGCGGAGCGACTGTTCGTCCCGGCTTCGAACCTGAAGCTCGTCGTCGCGGCGGCGGCGGCTCACCTTCTGGGCGGGGATTTCCGGTACTCGACCGAGTTCTTCCGGACCGGCCCCCTGAACGGCGAGACCATCGAGGGCGACGTGGTCGTCTACGGCACCGGCGACCCCAATCTATCGGGACGCTTCGACCGGCCCATGACCGCGGACCTGGCAGCCTTCGCGGACTCTCTGCTGGAGAGGGGAGTGCGCCGCGTCGATGGGGGCATCGTCGCCGACGTTTCGCACTGGGACCACGAGCCGCTCCACACCGACTGGGAGCACTACGACATGCGCTGGTGGTACGCGGCCCCGACCGGTCCCCTGGGATTCAACGACAACGCCATCGACTTCACGATCCGGCCGGGCGCGCCCGGCGGGCCGGCACGCGTGTCGTGGAAGCCCGACACGGACTCGTTCGTGTTCCTGAACGAGACGCGCACCAGCGCCGCCGGCGGCGACGCGACCTGGGACTTCGACAGGGTCCCCGGAACGGACACGATCTTCGCGTACGGAGAGATGCCGGCCGACGCGAGGGCCAAGACCGAGCACTTCTCGGTGCGCGATCCGGCCCTCTTTTTCGGCATGATGCTTGGCCAGGTTCTGGCGGAGCGAGGGATCGAGGTCGTCCGACCGGGCGTCGCGGTGATCCGGGACCGGCTCGACAGCGCCGGCGCGGAGCGCGAGCCGCTGTTCACATACTGGTCGCGGCCCCTTGCGGACGTTCTCGGTCCCATCCTCCGGCGCAGCCAGAACTGGTTCGCCGAACAACTGCTGAAGACGCTGGGTCGCGAAATACGCGAGGAGGGGAGCTGGGAAGCCGGACTGGAGGTCGTCGAGACCTATCTGCGAGAAGACGTCGGTCTCGATTCCCTGGACTTCAGCCTCAGAGATGCGTCCGGCCTCGCTGCCGGCAATCTGATCACGCCGGCGGCGCTGGCGGAGATTCTCGTGCACCTCCACGGGACCGAGGCCGGCGAGCTGGTGTGGGACGCTCTGCCAGCGTCGGCCGAGGCGGGCGGGTCTCTGCGCGCCCGGTTCCTGGAGCTGCCTGGGAGAGTACGCGCCAAGACGGGCCACATTCGCAACGTCGACTCGCTGACCGGCTTCGTCCGCGCTGCCTCCGGACGCCTGCTGGCGTTCAGCGTGATCGTCAACGGCACACCCGCGACTTCGGCCGCGACCAGTGACGCGATCGACCAGGTCGTGCGCATCGTGGCCAAGATGTAG
- a CDS encoding rhomboid family intramembrane serine protease, which translates to MTKWVGRLLLANIAVFVLTEMYGPQVMRWFALFPREVLREPWTPFTYMFLHAGVPHLVFNMIGIFFFGPRLEMRLGSRDFARLYFISGLVAAGFSLVFAPYAAVVGASGAVLGVIIGYALFWPRQPIYLYFVIPVPAMVLVVAYIGISLFGGFSGAQDGVAHFAHLGGLVGGWGYLRWRRRKRSMVKESRVARLQRFAEDVRGDTNRWDGIEIEALHEINRAEVDRLFEKLRESGPASLSTDERAFLDRMATQ; encoded by the coding sequence ATGACGAAGTGGGTTGGCCGACTATTGTTGGCGAACATAGCGGTTTTCGTGCTGACGGAAATGTATGGTCCGCAGGTGATGCGCTGGTTCGCGTTATTCCCGCGCGAGGTCCTGCGCGAGCCGTGGACGCCGTTCACGTACATGTTCCTGCACGCGGGCGTGCCCCACCTGGTATTCAACATGATCGGCATCTTCTTCTTCGGCCCCCGCCTGGAGATGCGCCTGGGAAGTAGAGACTTCGCGCGCTTGTACTTCATTAGCGGACTGGTCGCGGCCGGCTTCTCGCTCGTCTTCGCGCCGTACGCGGCGGTGGTGGGCGCCTCCGGGGCGGTGCTGGGCGTCATCATCGGGTACGCCCTTTTTTGGCCGAGGCAGCCGATCTATCTCTACTTCGTGATTCCGGTCCCCGCGATGGTACTCGTGGTGGCCTACATCGGCATCTCGCTGTTCGGCGGCTTCTCGGGGGCGCAGGACGGGGTCGCCCATTTCGCGCACCTGGGGGGACTGGTCGGCGGGTGGGGGTACCTTCGCTGGCGACGCCGCAAGCGCTCCATGGTCAAGGAATCGCGGGTCGCCCGCCTTCAACGTTTCGCGGAGGACGTACGCGGTGACACGAACCGCTGGGACGGCATCGAGATAGAAGCATTGCACGAGATCAACCGCGCCGAGGTCGACCGCCTGTTCGAGAAGCTTCGTGAGTCGGGGCCGGCGAGCCTGAGCACGGACGAGCGCGCATTCCTGGACCGCATGGCGACGCAGTGA
- a CDS encoding DUF1440 domain-containing protein yields MSRRSRMATDLVRGAIAGAVATWAVDRAADVIEGRGELASAIRRFAVGEGGSAKPASGQAVDTGQESSEAPSGAVTRRDSSPLRWGLGVGAGAVYGVIRPRVPLLNRRQRMGFGSSFFVLIDEGLVSALGLRAPPSAFPWNADTRGLASHIVFGVVADATLSVLDRIT; encoded by the coding sequence ATGAGTAGACGCAGCAGGATGGCCACGGATCTGGTCCGCGGTGCGATCGCCGGAGCGGTCGCCACATGGGCCGTCGACCGCGCGGCCGACGTGATCGAAGGCCGCGGCGAGCTGGCCTCGGCGATTCGCCGCTTCGCGGTCGGCGAAGGTGGCTCTGCGAAGCCGGCGAGCGGCCAGGCCGTCGACACCGGTCAGGAAAGCTCGGAGGCGCCCTCTGGGGCCGTCACGCGTCGTGACTCCAGCCCGCTTCGCTGGGGTCTCGGGGTGGGGGCGGGGGCCGTCTATGGAGTGATCCGGCCGCGCGTGCCCCTCCTGAATCGCAGGCAGCGAATGGGTTTCGGGTCGTCGTTCTTCGTGTTGATCGACGAGGGCCTGGTCAGCGCACTCGGATTGCGCGCGCCGCCCTCCGCGTTCCCGTGGAACGCGGACACCCGCGGCCTGGCCAGTCACATCGTCTTCGGCGTCGTTGCCGACGCCACGCTCTCCGTGCTGGATCGCATTACCTGA
- a CDS encoding MATE family efflux transporter, producing MKADFWEEAGGLLRLAGPLVISHVATIGMTTVDTLMVAPLGPVPLASMAAAVAVHVFLIMVGTGIVLGMTPLVSQAEGAGDRPEARRVLVQGLWLAFLVSIPLVVVSLFGPWLARLLGQEPAVADLAGSYLVALAPGIVPLMLFTALRQFIEGLGFTKPSMVFLLSGLGLNVLADWALIYGVADVIPAMGALGSAWATSAVRGALLVAMGVYLARHPGLRPFADVSHRPRLRRMAHIARIGAPIGGQIGLEVGVFSFAALMMGWFGASALAAHQVTINLAATTFMVALGTSLAGTIRVGQHVGARRDHRVRLAAASTYLLAIGFMAVFAAAFLTLPDWLVGLYTEDPEVVGIATGLLLVAALFQVFDGAQVAGMCVLRGVADTRIPMLIAAFSYWGVGAPVGWLLAFPLGVGPAGVWIGLSIGLALAAGALLVRVRHSLWRSDLPGRAGA from the coding sequence GTGAAAGCTGATTTCTGGGAGGAAGCCGGCGGACTCCTGCGGCTCGCCGGCCCGCTCGTCATATCGCACGTGGCCACCATCGGCATGACCACCGTCGATACGCTGATGGTCGCCCCGCTGGGCCCCGTGCCGCTTGCCTCCATGGCGGCCGCGGTCGCCGTCCACGTCTTCCTGATCATGGTCGGGACCGGGATCGTCCTGGGCATGACGCCGCTGGTGAGCCAGGCGGAAGGCGCGGGCGATCGGCCCGAAGCCAGGCGCGTGCTGGTGCAGGGCCTCTGGCTGGCCTTCCTCGTCTCCATCCCGCTGGTCGTCGTATCCCTGTTCGGTCCCTGGCTGGCGCGTCTGCTGGGTCAGGAGCCAGCCGTGGCGGATCTGGCGGGCAGTTACCTGGTCGCGCTCGCGCCGGGCATAGTGCCCCTCATGCTGTTCACTGCGTTGCGCCAGTTCATTGAAGGCCTTGGGTTCACCAAGCCGTCGATGGTATTCCTGCTGTCCGGCCTGGGGCTGAACGTGCTGGCGGACTGGGCGCTGATCTACGGCGTGGCCGATGTGATTCCCGCCATGGGAGCACTCGGCAGCGCCTGGGCGACGTCGGCTGTGCGGGGCGCGCTGCTGGTCGCCATGGGCGTCTACCTCGCGCGCCACCCGGGACTGCGCCCCTTCGCCGACGTGAGCCACCGGCCTCGGCTCCGCCGCATGGCGCACATCGCCCGCATCGGCGCGCCGATCGGAGGCCAGATCGGTCTCGAGGTCGGCGTGTTCAGCTTCGCGGCGTTGATGATGGGATGGTTCGGCGCCTCGGCCCTGGCGGCGCACCAGGTCACCATCAACCTCGCCGCCACCACGTTCATGGTGGCGCTCGGCACGAGCCTGGCGGGTACCATCCGGGTTGGGCAACACGTCGGCGCTCGGCGCGACCACCGCGTGCGCCTGGCGGCCGCGTCCACCTACCTGCTCGCGATCGGCTTCATGGCGGTGTTCGCCGCCGCCTTCCTGACCCTGCCCGACTGGCTGGTAGGGCTGTACACGGAGGACCCCGAGGTCGTCGGGATCGCGACGGGATTGCTCCTGGTAGCAGCGCTGTTCCAGGTGTTCGACGGCGCCCAGGTGGCCGGCATGTGCGTGCTGAGGGGCGTTGCGGACACGCGCATCCCCATGCTGATCGCCGCGTTCTCGTACTGGGGAGTCGGCGCGCCCGTGGGGTGGCTGCTCGCCTTCCCGCTCGGGGTCGGCCCGGCGGGTGTGTGGATAGGGCTTTCCATCGGGCTCGCGCTTGCCGCCGGCGCCCTGCTGGTACGGGTTCGACACAGCCTCTGGCGCAGCGACCTGCCGGGTCGGGCGGGCGCGTGA
- a CDS encoding TerC family protein: MTQTWFWIAFAVILLAMLALDLGVVHKRAHAVSLREAAVWSAIWVTLSLLFGLGVWIFMGPTKGLEFYTGYLIEKALSVDNIFVFVLIFSYFRVPAELQHRVLFWGVLGALGMRGVFIWAGVLLLEQFHWVLYAFGAFLVWTGIRMVRTRPHIDPAHNPVLKLLQRVLPVTKSYHGKRFCVPRPDGENGRMAYYATPLLIVLVLVETTDLIFALDSIPAVFAITRDPFIVYTSNILAVVGLRALYFLLAGVIERFHYLKYGLAAVLVFVGTKMLTEDVVHVPIAFSLGMVGALLSASVLISLRRPVPTALPVGPRLSRKRPDAPPVPASLDELVPGEIGARETAFTAEETPPDGSAQAETRSPT, encoded by the coding sequence ATGACCCAGACCTGGTTCTGGATCGCCTTCGCGGTGATCCTGCTCGCGATGCTGGCGCTGGATCTCGGAGTCGTCCACAAACGGGCGCACGCCGTATCGCTGCGCGAGGCGGCGGTGTGGAGCGCCATCTGGGTCACGCTGTCGCTGTTGTTCGGGCTGGGCGTGTGGATCTTCATGGGCCCCACCAAGGGGCTCGAGTTCTACACGGGCTACCTGATCGAGAAGGCGTTGTCGGTCGACAACATCTTCGTCTTCGTCCTGATCTTCTCCTATTTCCGCGTTCCCGCCGAGCTGCAGCACAGGGTGCTCTTCTGGGGCGTGCTGGGTGCCCTGGGGATGAGGGGCGTGTTCATCTGGGCGGGGGTGCTGCTGCTCGAGCAGTTCCACTGGGTCCTCTACGCCTTCGGGGCGTTTCTCGTCTGGACCGGCATCAGGATGGTGCGCACGCGGCCCCACATCGACCCCGCGCACAACCCCGTGCTCAAGCTCCTGCAGCGCGTGCTGCCCGTCACCAAGTCCTATCACGGCAAGCGGTTCTGTGTCCCCAGGCCGGACGGCGAGAACGGTCGCATGGCGTACTACGCCACGCCGCTTCTGATCGTGCTCGTGTTGGTCGAGACCACCGATCTGATCTTCGCGCTGGACTCCATCCCGGCGGTGTTCGCCATAACGCGAGATCCGTTCATCGTGTACACGTCCAACATCCTTGCCGTGGTGGGTCTGCGCGCCCTGTACTTCCTTCTGGCCGGGGTGATCGAGCGTTTCCACTACCTGAAGTACGGCCTGGCGGCGGTGCTGGTCTTCGTAGGGACGAAGATGCTCACCGAAGACGTGGTGCACGTGCCGATCGCGTTCTCGCTGGGCATGGTGGGAGCCCTGCTGTCGGCGTCCGTGTTGATCTCGCTGCGGAGGCCGGTGCCGACCGCGCTGCCGGTGGGGCCGCGTCTTTCGCGCAAGCGACCCGATGCGCCGCCCGTGCCGGCATCTCTGGATGAGCTGGTGCCCGGCGAGATCGGCGCTCGCGAAACCGCGTTCACCGCCGAGGAGACTCCGCCCGACGGCTCGGCGCAGGCGGAAACCCGGTCGCCCACCTAG